A portion of the Pedobacter cryoconitis genome contains these proteins:
- the katG gene encoding catalase/peroxidase HPI — MESESNDISKCPFHNGSMKHNVGGGGTRNNDWWPNQLKLSILRQHSSLSNPMGEGFNYAEAFNSLDLAAVKKDLHALMTDSQDWWPADFGHYGGLFIRMAWHSAGTYRVGDGRGGAGAGLQRFAPLNSWPDNVSLDKARRLLWPIKQKYGNKISWADLMILTGNIALESMGFKTFGYAGGREDVWEADESVYWGSETTWLGGDLRYAHGSPGVDGHGVLVSEDDADGDIHSRNLEKPLAAVQMGLIYVNPEGPDGNPDPVAAAKDIRDTFGRMAMNDEETVALIAGGHSFGKTHGAASADHVGKEPEAVDTEMQGLGWSNSYGSGKGADTITSGLEVTWTTTPTQWSNNFFENLFGFEWQLSKSPAGAHQWVAKNAEAIIPDAFDSSKKHLPTMLTTDLALRLDPAYEKISRRFFENPDQFADAFSRAWYKLTHRDMGPLARYLGPDVPQEELLWQDPIPAVDHVLINESDIATLKAKVMESGLSIAEVVSTAWASASTFRGSDKRGGANGSRIRLAPQKYWQVNNPSQLQKVLNILEAIQQEFNSAQADGKKVSLADLIVLAGCAGVEKAAAENGLKVPFTPGRTDASQEQTDVESFGYLEPAADGFRNYRKTKVQVSTEELLIDKANLLTLTAPELTVLVGGLRVLNTNFDSSDKGVFTSGPGQLTNDFFVNLLDMNTVWKATSADKELYEGSDRTTGEVKWKASRADLVFGSNSELRAVAEIYGSADAQQKFTKDFVAAWNKVMNLDRFDLK, encoded by the coding sequence ATGGAAAGCGAATCAAATGACATCAGTAAATGTCCGTTTCATAACGGCAGTATGAAGCATAATGTTGGCGGTGGCGGCACCCGCAATAACGACTGGTGGCCTAACCAGCTAAAGCTGAGTATTCTGCGTCAGCATTCTTCTTTATCAAACCCAATGGGTGAAGGTTTTAATTATGCCGAAGCTTTCAACAGCCTCGATCTTGCCGCAGTGAAAAAAGATCTTCATGCGCTAATGACAGACTCGCAAGACTGGTGGCCAGCAGACTTTGGCCACTATGGTGGATTATTCATTCGTATGGCATGGCATAGTGCAGGAACCTATCGTGTAGGCGATGGACGCGGCGGTGCCGGTGCCGGATTACAACGTTTTGCACCCCTTAACAGTTGGCCTGATAATGTAAGTCTCGATAAAGCCCGCAGACTACTTTGGCCAATTAAACAAAAATATGGCAATAAGATTTCATGGGCAGATCTGATGATCCTTACCGGTAATATCGCATTGGAATCAATGGGTTTTAAAACTTTTGGCTATGCAGGTGGACGTGAAGACGTATGGGAAGCAGATGAATCTGTTTATTGGGGTTCTGAAACTACCTGGCTGGGAGGAGACCTGCGTTATGCACACGGTTCACCTGGTGTAGATGGACATGGTGTACTGGTATCAGAAGATGATGCCGACGGTGATATCCACTCCCGTAACCTCGAAAAACCACTTGCAGCAGTACAAATGGGGCTGATCTATGTGAATCCAGAAGGCCCTGACGGTAATCCTGATCCTGTGGCCGCAGCTAAAGATATCCGTGATACATTTGGCAGGATGGCCATGAACGATGAAGAAACAGTTGCACTCATAGCAGGTGGCCATAGCTTCGGAAAAACGCATGGTGCCGCATCTGCTGATCATGTGGGTAAAGAGCCCGAAGCTGTAGATACTGAAATGCAAGGCTTAGGCTGGAGCAACAGTTACGGTTCTGGTAAAGGTGCCGATACAATTACCAGCGGGCTGGAAGTAACCTGGACTACAACGCCAACTCAATGGAGCAATAACTTTTTTGAAAACCTGTTTGGCTTTGAATGGCAATTGTCTAAAAGCCCTGCAGGCGCACACCAATGGGTAGCTAAAAATGCAGAAGCTATTATTCCAGATGCGTTTGATAGTTCAAAAAAACATTTGCCAACTATGCTTACTACCGATCTTGCTTTAAGACTTGATCCGGCTTATGAAAAGATATCACGACGCTTCTTCGAAAATCCAGATCAATTTGCAGATGCTTTTTCGCGTGCATGGTATAAATTAACGCACCGCGATATGGGCCCGCTCGCCCGTTATCTGGGTCCTGATGTGCCGCAAGAAGAATTGCTTTGGCAAGATCCTATTCCAGCAGTTGACCACGTATTGATCAACGAAAGTGATATCGCAACCCTGAAAGCAAAAGTCATGGAATCTGGTTTAAGCATAGCTGAAGTAGTTTCTACAGCATGGGCATCGGCCTCTACTTTCCGTGGCTCTGATAAACGCGGTGGTGCAAATGGTAGCCGTATCCGTCTTGCTCCACAAAAATACTGGCAAGTGAATAATCCTTCACAATTACAAAAAGTATTGAATATACTAGAAGCCATTCAACAGGAATTTAACAGCGCTCAGGCAGACGGTAAAAAAGTTTCGCTGGCAGATTTGATTGTACTGGCCGGTTGTGCAGGCGTTGAAAAGGCAGCTGCGGAAAATGGCCTTAAAGTTCCTTTTACACCAGGTCGTACGGATGCCTCACAGGAGCAAACTGATGTAGAGTCATTTGGTTATCTGGAGCCTGCTGCTGACGGCTTCCGTAACTACCGCAAAACGAAAGTTCAGGTATCTACCGAAGAATTACTGATAGATAAAGCTAATTTGCTTACACTTACAGCACCAGAATTAACAGTATTAGTAGGCGGTCTGCGCGTATTAAACACTAATTTTGATAGCTCTGATAAAGGTGTTTTTACCTCGGGACCGGGACAACTTACCAACGATTTCTTTGTAAACCTGCTGGATATGAATACCGTATGGAAAGCAACATCCGCAGACAAGGAACTTTATGAAGGCAGCGATCGGACTACCGGTGAAGTCAAATGGAAAGCTAGCCGCGCAGACCTTGTTTTTGGCTCTAATTCGGAATTAAGAGCAGTTGCAGAAATCTACGGAAGTGCAGACGCTCAGCAGAAATTTACCAAAGACTTTGTAGCCGCCTGGAATAAAGTGATGAATCTGGACAGGTTCGATTTAAAGTAA
- a CDS encoding Arm DNA-binding domain-containing protein codes for MQASLKLHLYKQKTYTDGTHPVLLQYIIEGRVKRKVLTRCKLDDWDIKNNKVKTKVQNSARINNFLTTEFVELQLKSGDFFMLLINY; via the coding sequence ATGCAGGCTAGTCTGAAGCTCCACTTGTATAAACAGAAAACTTATACCGATGGCACACACCCTGTGCTATTACAGTACATAATTGAAGGTCGTGTTAAACGGAAGGTTTTAACGCGGTGTAAATTGGATGATTGGGATATTAAAAATAATAAGGTAAAAACCAAAGTTCAAAATTCAGCAAGAATCAATAACTTTTTGACTACAGAATTTGTGGAATTGCAACTTAAAAGTGGAGACTTTTTTATGCTACTAATAAACTATTAG
- a CDS encoding IS3 family transposase produces the protein MILLVKQAHQDQIYGSPRITLELNKKNHKISRSYVARLMRKLNLRSKIRKQFKVTTDSKHNFQLAENLLARDFSTDGLSQKWVGDITYIKTGSGWLYLTTVIDLADRKIIGWSFSNDMTAEHTTIKALNMAIARRGVKEGLIFHSDRGAQYACNEFKSLLRKNEIIQSMSRKGNCWDNAVAESFFKTLKCELVYHRKFLNREVARLEIFRYIEGFYHQKRIHSALGNRTPNEMETFYKSNSLLVA, from the coding sequence TTGATTTTACTGGTAAAACAAGCGCACCAGGATCAAATATATGGTAGTCCTCGAATTACCTTAGAACTGAACAAGAAAAACCATAAGATATCACGCTCTTATGTTGCCAGGTTGATGAGGAAATTAAATCTGCGAAGTAAGATTCGGAAGCAATTTAAGGTAACTACAGATTCCAAACACAACTTTCAACTTGCTGAAAACCTCCTTGCAAGAGATTTTTCTACAGACGGCCTATCTCAAAAATGGGTTGGTGATATTACCTACATCAAAACTGGTTCAGGATGGCTATATCTTACTACTGTTATAGATCTTGCCGATAGAAAAATCATAGGATGGTCGTTCAGCAATGACATGACGGCGGAGCATACAACTATAAAAGCACTTAACATGGCTATTGCGAGAAGAGGTGTAAAAGAAGGTTTGATTTTCCACTCGGACAGAGGCGCTCAGTATGCATGCAATGAGTTTAAGTCCTTATTAAGGAAAAATGAAATCATTCAAAGCATGAGTAGAAAAGGTAATTGCTGGGATAATGCAGTGGCCGAAAGTTTCTTCAAAACACTGAAATGTGAACTAGTTTATCACAGAAAATTTTTGAACAGGGAAGTTGCTAGATTAGAAATATTTAGATACATAGAAGGGTTTTACCATCAAAAGAGAATACACTCTGCTTTAGGTAATAGAACACCCAACGAAATGGAAACATTTTATAAATCTAATAGTTTATTAGTAGCATAA
- a CDS encoding DMT family transporter: protein MGYALAGCFFFFSQALKSIPLGIAYAIWAGLGIVLTAAVSVVIFKQTLDLPAILGILLIIIGVIVMNVFSKTNAH, encoded by the coding sequence ATCGGATACGCACTTGCTGGCTGCTTCTTCTTTTTTTCTCAAGCATTAAAATCCATTCCACTGGGTATTGCTTATGCGATCTGGGCTGGATTAGGAATTGTACTAACAGCTGCAGTTTCAGTTGTTATTTTTAAACAGACACTCGACTTACCTGCTATTCTTGGTATTTTATTAATCATCATCGGAGTTATTGTAATGAATGTTTTTTCAAAAACCAACGCACACTAA
- a CDS encoding paraquat-inducible protein A, translating into MITQQKNTSVKKFGLPNLILILGLSILLCGEAYFGYRLHKDSMEQEQIKEDYSMSNNITFGLFSVDQWRDRMTEVINHQVRDFTMTRAQKKDLQEQVEEQLHGLITKAVAEINKPQKSLGGKLKKLAFNSFVDADDIQKQVPSFAKTIIDKVNSPASHKRLKGIATSKIDQLADQTYDSTAVANTAVTKHMYKKYHVANPTEFNKVINSRLAAIRTVTYNYAYAMLGCVLVALGLWWLMRKQVQLQTTLFVMSLLFAFILLAVGITASIIEVDARIETLNFMLLGEKITFENQVLFFQSKSILDIVEVLVKQPKPDAIVVGVLMLVFIIILPVLRITAKGIHLLGNEKVAENKVVKYLTFESGKWDMADVMVVGILMTYIGLNGILQSQLSNLNIHNSLLTTTTVNDTSLQPGYFIFVVYVVFETLLSYILKRMTNDEVTDQEGDPLS; encoded by the coding sequence TTGATAACTCAGCAAAAAAATACATCGGTTAAAAAATTTGGCCTGCCCAATCTGATACTCATTCTTGGATTGAGTATACTGCTTTGTGGCGAGGCTTATTTCGGTTACCGCCTGCATAAAGATTCAATGGAGCAGGAGCAGATTAAAGAAGACTATAGCATGTCGAATAATATCACATTTGGACTGTTTTCTGTTGATCAGTGGCGTGATAGGATGACAGAGGTTATCAATCACCAGGTACGTGATTTTACGATGACCCGCGCGCAAAAGAAAGACTTACAGGAACAAGTAGAGGAACAGCTTCACGGTCTCATCACCAAGGCAGTTGCGGAGATTAACAAGCCACAAAAGTCTTTGGGTGGTAAATTAAAAAAACTCGCATTCAATAGCTTTGTAGATGCCGATGACATACAAAAACAAGTGCCGTCATTTGCAAAAACAATCATTGATAAGGTCAATAGCCCTGCAAGTCACAAGAGGCTAAAGGGGATTGCCACCAGTAAAATTGACCAGCTTGCAGATCAAACTTATGACAGTACTGCTGTTGCCAATACAGCGGTTACCAAACATATGTATAAGAAATATCACGTTGCTAACCCAACTGAATTTAATAAAGTGATTAATTCCCGTTTAGCTGCCATTCGCACTGTTACTTACAACTATGCTTATGCCATGCTGGGTTGTGTTTTAGTTGCACTTGGCTTATGGTGGCTTATGAGAAAGCAGGTACAGTTGCAAACTACGCTTTTTGTGATGTCGCTATTATTTGCCTTTATCTTGTTGGCGGTCGGTATAACTGCATCTATCATAGAAGTGGATGCGCGTATCGAAACCTTGAACTTTATGCTGCTGGGTGAGAAAATTACATTTGAGAATCAGGTGTTATTCTTCCAGAGTAAAAGTATATTAGACATCGTTGAAGTATTAGTGAAACAACCTAAGCCTGATGCCATTGTAGTAGGTGTATTGATGCTTGTATTCATTATTATTCTCCCTGTATTAAGAATAACCGCTAAGGGTATTCATCTATTGGGCAATGAAAAAGTAGCCGAAAATAAAGTGGTAAAGTATTTGACATTTGAGTCTGGTAAATGGGATATGGCCGATGTGATGGTTGTAGGTATCCTGATGACCTATATTGGTTTGAATGGAATTTTGCAAAGTCAATTGTCTAACTTGAACATCCATAACAGTTTGTTGACCACGACAACGGTCAATGATACCTCTTTGCAACCTGGATATTTCATATTTGTGGTTTACGTAGTCTTTGAAACTTTATTGTCATACATTTTAAAACGAATGACAAATGATGAGGTGACCGATCAGGAGGGCGATCCTCTGAGTTAA
- a CDS encoding paraquat-inducible protein A produces the protein MAAAQHQNVVKGFNATKLLLILGLGLLLVGEGYFGFRLHTLSDQQEEIKKDYSDINNITFGLFSVDQWHDKVAGIINHQVRHFTMTPKQKKQLKVEVEQIILALINKAEAMVNKPQKSIGGKIKKLAIKTFVNTDKIKAQVPDFARTIIAKIDNPKSKKQLSAMAMGKFTAIEETDSTTKANNMAISKMYRKYHVANRDEFNAKLTASLDNIRTVTYNYSFGMLGCIVIVLSLWWIFRKKVELHAILFVMSLMFAFVLLAVGLTASMIEVDARIKSLDCVLLGEHVIFKNQVLFFQSKSILDVVEVLVKQPAIDSILVGILILVFSILFPIMKLSSTGIHLLSKRKLAENKFIKYFAFQSGKWSMADVIVIAILMTYIGLNGLLESQLSSLNIQSDFLTILTTNNTALQPGYIIFISFVLYGLILSTILKFITPYDSH, from the coding sequence TTGGCTGCAGCACAACATCAAAATGTCGTTAAGGGATTTAACGCCACCAAATTATTACTAATCCTCGGCCTGGGTCTGCTTTTGGTTGGCGAAGGCTATTTTGGTTTCCGTTTGCATACACTTTCGGATCAGCAGGAAGAAATCAAAAAAGATTATTCCGATATCAATAATATCACTTTTGGATTGTTTTCAGTCGATCAATGGCACGACAAAGTAGCGGGTATTATTAACCACCAGGTCCGCCATTTTACCATGACCCCGAAACAAAAAAAGCAACTTAAGGTAGAGGTTGAACAAATCATTCTGGCATTGATCAACAAAGCAGAAGCGATGGTCAATAAACCACAGAAATCGATAGGTGGAAAAATAAAGAAACTGGCTATCAAAACGTTTGTTAATACTGATAAAATAAAAGCTCAGGTTCCTGATTTTGCCAGAACTATAATAGCAAAGATAGATAACCCGAAAAGTAAGAAGCAGTTGAGTGCAATGGCTATGGGGAAATTTACAGCTATTGAGGAAACAGACAGTACAACCAAGGCAAATAACATGGCGATCAGTAAAATGTACCGAAAGTATCATGTTGCCAATCGTGATGAATTTAATGCTAAACTTACTGCATCATTAGATAATATCCGGACGGTTACTTATAATTATTCTTTTGGGATGTTAGGCTGCATTGTGATTGTGTTATCGTTATGGTGGATATTCCGTAAAAAGGTAGAACTTCATGCCATTCTTTTTGTTATGTCGCTCATGTTTGCCTTTGTTCTTCTGGCGGTCGGTTTAACTGCATCAATGATTGAAGTTGACGCACGTATCAAATCGCTCGACTGTGTTTTGTTAGGAGAGCATGTGATCTTCAAAAACCAGGTATTATTTTTTCAAAGTAAAAGTATCCTTGATGTAGTAGAAGTTTTGGTGAAGCAACCTGCTATTGATTCGATATTAGTCGGCATTTTAATCCTTGTTTTTAGTATCCTGTTTCCGATCATGAAATTAAGCTCTACCGGGATTCATTTATTAAGCAAAAGGAAACTGGCTGAAAATAAATTCATTAAATACTTTGCCTTTCAATCCGGGAAATGGAGTATGGCAGACGTAATTGTTATTGCCATATTGATGACTTACATAGGCTTAAATGGTTTATTAGAAAGTCAATTGTCAAGCCTGAACATTCAAAGTGATTTTTTAACCATCCTTACAACCAATAATACTGCTTTGCAGCCCGGTTATATCATATTTATCAGTTTTGTATTGTACGGACTTATTTTGTCTACCATTCTGAAATTTATAACACCGTATGATTCGCATTAA
- a CDS encoding acetolactate decarboxylase: MRINRLISIAVFAAAAITFTARASVTIRDLSSVKVISKDSIPKTLFTVGIGGGLIGGLYDGFYPYKSLKKHGNFGLGAPDKLDGELMIFQGKIYKTQHTGKTSLVDDRDSTSFSMVNFFHADKKFNPPAGMGKIALFHYLDSVLTNVNGMYAIHISGKFKAIKTRAFPPVKAHQHTPLAEMLALQRFFDYKDCEGDLIGYRLPYFMDNTNISGYHFHFLSTQKDAGGHIIDFKTDKIVIEIEQLDSYTIQPPATKDFKHFDFKKNREEDIKSVERGGKNY; encoded by the coding sequence ATGCGTATCAATCGTTTAATCTCCATTGCTGTCTTTGCTGCAGCTGCAATTACATTTACAGCCCGTGCTTCCGTTACTATCAGAGACTTATCTTCTGTTAAAGTTATATCAAAAGATAGTATCCCTAAAACATTATTTACCGTTGGTATTGGCGGCGGACTGATCGGTGGTCTTTATGATGGTTTTTATCCCTATAAATCACTTAAAAAACATGGTAATTTTGGTCTTGGTGCTCCCGATAAACTGGATGGTGAGCTGATGATCTTTCAGGGAAAGATTTATAAAACTCAGCATACTGGCAAGACTTCACTGGTCGATGACCGGGATTCAACTTCATTTTCAATGGTCAACTTTTTTCATGCGGACAAAAAATTTAATCCTCCAGCAGGAATGGGTAAAATAGCATTATTTCATTATCTGGATAGTGTGCTGACTAATGTAAACGGGATGTATGCCATCCATATCAGTGGTAAATTCAAAGCGATTAAAACAAGAGCTTTTCCACCTGTAAAAGCACATCAGCATACACCACTTGCCGAAATGTTAGCCTTACAACGGTTTTTTGACTATAAGGACTGTGAAGGGGATCTGATTGGTTACCGTCTGCCTTATTTTATGGATAACACTAATATTTCAGGTTATCATTTTCATTTTCTATCAACTCAGAAAGATGCCGGTGGTCATATCATTGACTTTAAAACTGATAAGATTGTGATTGAAATAGAGCAATTGGATAGTTATACTATACAGCCACCTGCGACAAAAGATTTTAAACATTTTGACTTTAAAAAGAACCGGGAAGAGGATATTAAAAGTGTAGAGCGCGGAGGTAAGAACTATTAG
- a CDS encoding MBL fold metallo-hydrolase, translating into MNKKIYFPLLLLLNLVFSHGYAQHQKSFKVIPLGTKGGLDESNLSAYLIAPIGSDNFIAADAGTIRHGIDVAISNQLFKGPADEVLKNNIKGYLVSHAHLDHVAGLIMNAPDDSKKNIYAFPSVIEVLRDKYFTWKAWANFANEGEMPRLNKYTYVPLETQVKKELTGTEMQVTAFPLSHGPGYESTAFLISYQKSSLLYLGDTGADEIEKNTQLEKLWKQVAPLIVKNQLKAIFIETSFSDKQPENQLFGHLTPRLLMVELSKLSKLTRAEALQKVSIVITHIKAWDKEEAYLVNELKQKNQLGLNLVFPEQGKYLEF; encoded by the coding sequence ATGAATAAGAAAATATATTTTCCCCTTTTGCTGTTATTAAACCTTGTTTTTAGCCATGGTTATGCACAGCATCAAAAATCTTTTAAAGTTATCCCACTGGGTACCAAGGGCGGACTGGATGAAAGTAATTTGTCAGCATACCTGATCGCACCAATAGGAAGCGATAATTTTATTGCAGCAGATGCCGGAACAATAAGACACGGAATAGACGTAGCAATCAGCAATCAATTATTTAAAGGACCTGCTGACGAGGTTTTGAAAAATAATATTAAAGGTTACCTGGTTTCCCATGCACATCTGGATCATGTGGCTGGGTTAATCATGAACGCTCCCGATGATTCCAAAAAAAATATTTATGCCTTCCCATCTGTTATTGAAGTCTTGAGGGATAAATACTTTACCTGGAAAGCCTGGGCTAACTTTGCAAATGAAGGGGAGATGCCGAGGTTGAATAAATATACTTATGTACCGCTTGAAACGCAGGTAAAGAAGGAATTAACCGGCACAGAAATGCAGGTAACTGCTTTCCCTTTGAGTCATGGGCCTGGTTATGAGAGTACGGCTTTTTTAATCAGTTATCAGAAGAGTTCTTTATTATATCTGGGAGATACAGGAGCAGATGAAATAGAGAAAAACACGCAATTAGAGAAATTGTGGAAACAAGTGGCTCCACTGATTGTAAAGAATCAGCTGAAAGCAATATTCATCGAAACTTCTTTTTCTGATAAACAACCCGAGAATCAATTATTCGGACATTTAACACCGCGTTTGCTTATGGTAGAATTAAGCAAGCTGAGTAAATTAACAAGGGCTGAAGCTTTGCAAAAAGTTTCCATTGTAATCACACACATCAAGGCATGGGATAAAGAAGAAGCGTACCTGGTTAATGAACTGAAACAGAAAAATCAATTGGGTTTGAACCTTGTTTTCCCGGAACAGGGGAAATACCTGGAGTTTTAA
- a CDS encoding ATP-dependent DNA helicase yields the protein MDKASIIAQSYQFQPTAEQFVFCQQMADFLSGELDNRCFILRGYAGTGKTTSVAALVKVLPKFKLRSVLLAPTGRAAKVMTSYSGRTALTIHKKIYRKRAAVGLDMSFQLAPNLAENTLFIIDEASMIADEWNTKNGSSFLKDVMEFIYNGKNCAVLFVGDTAQLPPVGSLDSPALNKDYVAQNFGLRVTETELREVVRQGRESGILANASMLRDLINTHIENIAAGNGEEKVALPQFFTKGYKDIFRMTGVKLVEGLEYAYRKFDIENSLVVCRSNKSANVYNQQIRARLLYREEELTGGDQIMVVRNNYFWLPDNESTSFIANGDMARIVRVRNEEERYGFRFSEVQLEFLDYPEAGQVTCKVMLDTLQAETPNLPYEDSKKLFEGLVEDYEHISNKRERMLAIKEDPYYNALQIKFAYAVTCHKAQGGQWDAVFVDQGYLTDEMVDLEFLRWLYTAITRAKQELFLVNFAQNLFRDPSEEQY from the coding sequence ATGGATAAAGCCTCAATAATTGCCCAGTCTTACCAATTTCAACCCACTGCTGAACAGTTTGTTTTTTGCCAGCAAATGGCTGATTTTTTGTCTGGAGAGCTGGATAACAGGTGTTTCATCCTTAGAGGATATGCGGGTACAGGTAAAACTACTTCTGTTGCTGCACTGGTAAAGGTTTTACCGAAATTCAAGTTAAGATCGGTTTTACTCGCTCCAACAGGCCGCGCTGCGAAGGTGATGACCAGTTATTCGGGCAGAACCGCCCTAACTATTCACAAAAAAATATATAGAAAAAGGGCTGCAGTAGGTCTGGATATGTCATTTCAGCTGGCACCGAACCTTGCAGAAAATACTTTATTTATTATTGATGAGGCCTCGATGATCGCTGACGAGTGGAATACCAAGAATGGATCTTCTTTTTTGAAGGATGTAATGGAGTTTATCTACAATGGTAAAAACTGTGCTGTGCTATTTGTCGGTGATACTGCACAGTTGCCTCCGGTAGGCAGCCTGGATTCTCCAGCATTGAATAAAGATTATGTCGCTCAGAATTTTGGCTTAAGAGTCACAGAAACAGAATTGAGAGAAGTTGTCCGTCAGGGCAGGGAATCTGGAATATTAGCGAATGCTTCCATGCTGCGGGATCTGATCAATACCCATATTGAAAATATAGCAGCAGGAAATGGAGAGGAAAAAGTCGCCTTACCACAGTTTTTCACTAAAGGGTACAAAGATATTTTCAGGATGACAGGTGTAAAGCTTGTCGAAGGGCTGGAATATGCTTACAGGAAATTCGATATTGAAAATTCTCTGGTAGTTTGTCGTTCTAATAAATCTGCAAATGTCTATAACCAGCAAATCAGAGCGAGATTGTTGTATCGGGAAGAAGAGCTGACAGGCGGAGATCAGATCATGGTCGTCCGGAATAATTATTTTTGGTTGCCGGATAATGAATCTACATCTTTTATCGCGAATGGTGATATGGCCAGGATTGTCAGGGTAAGAAATGAAGAGGAGCGGTATGGCTTCAGGTTTTCTGAGGTACAACTTGAATTTCTGGATTATCCTGAAGCAGGTCAGGTCACTTGTAAAGTGATGCTGGATACCTTACAGGCAGAAACACCTAACTTACCTTATGAAGACAGTAAAAAGTTATTCGAGGGCTTAGTAGAAGATTATGAGCATATTTCGAATAAACGGGAACGGATGCTGGCGATTAAAGAAGACCCCTATTACAATGCATTGCAGATTAAGTTTGCTTATGCAGTGACCTGCCATAAAGCACAGGGTGGTCAATGGGATGCGGTATTTGTAGATCAGGGATACCTGACCGACGAAATGGTAGATCTTGAGTTTCTGCGCTGGTTATATACTGCCATTACCAGGGCTAAACAGGAATTATTCCTGGTTAACTTTGCGCAGAACTTATTTAGAGATCCATCCGAAGAGCAGTACTAA
- a CDS encoding DUF3822 family protein has product MNNSKNSILLVDPEFDPHTASACNLLLKITGDSFSYAIIDKNSKQLKAVFDQQECEDISTDLATILKNDSYLKLPFREIKVSVYTPNTIAVPNEFFCKQDLNAYANFFSEDQSETLYTRAFARFGFTSVFNLEKFTAQTLNTFLASAARYEQNAPVLALATSVEGNALLLDFTVGSFNALLLDEGKMRFQNTYQMENPDEFNYYLVLLIQELKLDPAKIAVLISGIIHQNDGYHTCLHKYFNHIHFNLPPASDIDHAILDDMPAHYYSSLLALDLCV; this is encoded by the coding sequence ATGAACAATAGTAAAAACAGCATTTTATTAGTGGATCCGGAATTTGATCCTCATACTGCCTCAGCCTGTAATTTGTTGTTAAAAATTACTGGTGATAGTTTTTCATATGCCATAATTGATAAAAACAGCAAGCAGTTAAAAGCCGTATTTGATCAGCAGGAGTGTGAAGATATCAGTACTGACCTGGCCACTATTTTAAAAAATGACAGTTATCTTAAGTTACCATTCCGGGAAATTAAGGTTTCTGTATATACGCCAAATACTATTGCAGTTCCCAATGAATTTTTCTGTAAACAAGATCTGAATGCCTACGCCAACTTTTTTAGCGAAGACCAGTCAGAAACTTTATATACACGTGCATTTGCGCGCTTTGGATTCACTTCTGTATTCAACCTGGAGAAATTCACAGCGCAGACTTTAAATACTTTCCTGGCCAGTGCTGCACGTTATGAGCAGAATGCGCCAGTTTTGGCATTGGCAACAAGTGTAGAAGGCAATGCTTTATTACTGGACTTCACGGTTGGTTCCTTTAATGCTTTATTACTGGATGAAGGCAAGATGCGCTTCCAGAACACCTATCAGATGGAGAATCCGGACGAATTTAATTATTACCTGGTTTTATTAATTCAGGAATTAAAATTAGATCCGGCAAAAATAGCTGTATTAATCAGTGGGATTATTCATCAGAACGATGGTTACCATACCTGTCTGCATAAATATTTCAATCACATCCATTTTAACCTTCCTCCTGCCAGTGATATTGATCATGCTATCTTAGATGATATGCCTGCTCACTATTACAGCAGCTTATTAGCTCTGGACTTATGCGTATAA